Proteins found in one Micromonospora sp. WMMD1082 genomic segment:
- the sucB gene encoding 2-oxoglutarate dehydrogenase, E2 component, dihydrolipoamide succinyltransferase — MPVSVTMPRLGESVTEGTVTRWLKQEGDTVEVDEPLLEVSTDKVDTEIPSPAAGVLTRIVVGEDETADVGSELAVISGEGESAGGAGESAGGEAPEQQQAAGQQEEAPAEQAAEAAEEPQAEAEQPAVEEPAEQPAPAASGEGTPVQMPALGESVTEGTVTRWLKQVGETVEVDEPLLEVSTDKVDTEIPSPVAGTVLEIKVAEDETAEVGATLAVVGAAGGAPAEAKPEPKPEPKAEAKPEPKPQAKPEPQVSEPTPGTSYNEPAAEAEAAPEPVRAEQAAQPAAPAQRTTAPSNGGEQAAGYVTPLVRKLAGEHNVDLASVNGTGVGGRIRKQDVLDAAEKARAAKAAPAPAQQPAAAAPARAAEKPQPSAKRGTTEKLPRIRSAIAKRMLQSLHDMAQLTTVIEVDVTKVAKLRAQAKESFLQRHGVKLSFLPFFALAAIEALQRYPIVNASMDMDAGTITYPEAENLGIAVDTERGLLVPVIHNAGDLNLGGIAKRVADLAERTRTNKISPDEIAGATFTLTNTGSRGALFDTPIVPSPQSAMLGTGAVVKRPVVVNDPELGEVVAVRQMVYLALSYDHRLIDGADAARFLTAVKERLEAGNFEAELGL; from the coding sequence ATGCCGGTATCGGTCACCATGCCCCGGCTCGGCGAGAGCGTCACCGAGGGCACCGTCACGCGCTGGCTCAAGCAGGAGGGTGACACCGTCGAGGTCGACGAGCCGCTGCTTGAGGTGTCCACCGACAAGGTCGACACCGAGATCCCGTCCCCGGCGGCCGGAGTGCTGACCCGGATCGTGGTGGGCGAGGACGAGACGGCCGACGTCGGCAGCGAGCTGGCGGTGATCTCCGGCGAGGGCGAGTCGGCCGGCGGCGCGGGCGAGTCCGCTGGCGGCGAGGCTCCCGAGCAGCAGCAGGCCGCCGGGCAGCAGGAGGAGGCCCCGGCGGAGCAGGCCGCCGAGGCGGCCGAGGAGCCGCAGGCCGAGGCGGAGCAGCCGGCCGTCGAGGAGCCGGCCGAGCAGCCGGCCCCGGCAGCGTCGGGCGAGGGGACTCCGGTGCAGATGCCGGCGCTCGGCGAGAGCGTCACCGAGGGTACGGTCACCCGCTGGCTCAAGCAGGTCGGCGAGACCGTCGAGGTGGACGAGCCGCTGCTGGAGGTCTCCACCGACAAGGTCGACACGGAGATTCCCTCGCCGGTCGCCGGCACCGTTCTGGAGATCAAGGTCGCCGAGGACGAGACCGCCGAGGTCGGCGCGACCCTGGCCGTGGTCGGTGCCGCCGGCGGCGCCCCGGCCGAGGCCAAGCCGGAGCCGAAGCCCGAGCCGAAGGCGGAGGCCAAGCCCGAGCCGAAGCCGCAGGCGAAGCCGGAGCCGCAGGTGTCCGAGCCGACGCCCGGCACGTCGTACAACGAGCCCGCCGCGGAGGCCGAGGCGGCACCGGAGCCGGTCCGGGCCGAGCAGGCGGCGCAGCCGGCGGCTCCCGCGCAGCGCACGACGGCGCCGTCCAACGGCGGCGAGCAGGCGGCCGGTTACGTAACCCCGCTGGTACGCAAGCTCGCCGGCGAGCACAACGTGGACCTCGCCTCGGTCAACGGCACCGGCGTCGGTGGCCGGATCCGCAAGCAGGACGTGCTGGACGCGGCCGAGAAGGCCCGCGCCGCCAAGGCCGCACCGGCTCCGGCGCAGCAGCCCGCCGCGGCCGCCCCGGCCCGGGCCGCCGAGAAGCCGCAGCCGAGCGCCAAGCGTGGCACCACCGAGAAGCTGCCCCGGATCCGTTCGGCCATCGCCAAGCGGATGCTGCAGTCGCTGCACGACATGGCGCAGCTCACCACGGTGATCGAGGTGGACGTCACCAAGGTCGCCAAACTGCGGGCGCAGGCCAAGGAGTCGTTCCTTCAGCGGCACGGCGTCAAGCTGTCGTTCCTGCCGTTCTTCGCCCTCGCCGCCATCGAGGCGCTCCAGCGGTACCCGATCGTCAACGCCAGCATGGACATGGACGCCGGCACGATCACCTACCCCGAGGCCGAGAACCTCGGCATCGCGGTGGACACCGAGCGGGGCCTGCTGGTGCCGGTCATCCACAACGCCGGTGACCTCAACCTGGGTGGCATCGCCAAGCGGGTCGCCGACCTGGCCGAGCGCACCCGGACCAACAAGATCAGCCCGGACGAGATCGCCGGTGCGACCTTCACGCTGACCAACACCGGCAGCCGGGGTGCCCTCTTCGACACCCCGATCGTGCCCTCGCCGCAGTCGGCGATGCTGGGCACGGGTGCCGTGGTCAAGCGCCCGGTCGTGGTGAACGACCCGGAGCTGGGCGAGGTCGTCGCGGTACGCCAGATGGTCTACCTGGCCCTGTCGTACGATCACCGGCTGATCGACGGTGCCGACGCGGCCCGTTTCCTGACCGCGGTCAAGGAGCGGCTGGAGGCCGGCAACTTCGAAGCCGAACTCGGCCTGTAA
- the gcvT gene encoding glycine cleavage system aminomethyltransferase GcvT: MTDVTTDAAATRLRRSPLSERHTALGAKFAPFGGWEMPLEYAGGGVLREHTAVRTAVGVFDVSHLGKVRVTGPGAAAFVNSCLSNDLGRIGPGRAQYTLCCDEATGGVVDDIIAYLHADDHVFLIPNAANAAEVVRRLRAAAPPEVTVTDEHEAYAVLAVQGPRSAELLGALGLPTGHGYMSFSPATLDGVELTVCRTGYTGELGYELVVPAGDAVAVWDALFAAEPAPQPCGLAARDTLRTEMGYPLHGQDLSLEITPVQARSGWAVGWDKPAFWGRDALLAEKAAGPARTLRGLVAVERAIPRPGMAVYHGDTRVGTVTSGTFSPTRKQGIALALVDTAPALPDDTELHVDVRNRRTPVRLTRPPFIHPSTT, translated from the coding sequence ATGACCGACGTGACCACCGACGCTGCCGCGACCCGGCTGCGTCGTTCTCCGCTGAGCGAGCGGCACACCGCGCTCGGCGCCAAGTTCGCCCCCTTCGGCGGCTGGGAGATGCCGCTGGAGTACGCCGGGGGCGGGGTGCTCCGCGAGCACACCGCGGTGCGCACCGCGGTCGGCGTGTTCGACGTGTCACACCTGGGCAAGGTGCGGGTGACCGGTCCGGGGGCGGCGGCGTTCGTCAACTCCTGCCTCAGCAACGACCTGGGCCGGATCGGGCCGGGCCGGGCGCAGTACACCCTCTGCTGCGACGAGGCGACCGGCGGCGTGGTGGACGACATCATCGCCTACCTGCACGCCGACGACCACGTCTTCCTCATCCCGAACGCCGCGAACGCCGCCGAGGTGGTGCGCCGGCTGCGCGCCGCCGCGCCACCGGAGGTCACGGTCACCGACGAGCACGAGGCGTACGCCGTACTGGCGGTGCAGGGGCCGCGCTCGGCGGAGCTGCTGGGCGCGCTGGGCCTGCCCACCGGGCACGGGTACATGAGCTTCTCGCCGGCCACCCTCGACGGGGTCGAGCTGACCGTGTGCCGGACCGGTTACACCGGCGAGCTGGGCTACGAGCTGGTGGTGCCGGCCGGCGACGCGGTCGCGGTCTGGGACGCGCTGTTCGCCGCCGAGCCGGCGCCGCAGCCCTGCGGGCTGGCCGCCCGGGACACGCTGCGCACCGAGATGGGGTACCCGTTGCACGGGCAGGACCTCTCGCTGGAGATCACGCCGGTGCAGGCCCGCTCGGGTTGGGCGGTCGGCTGGGACAAGCCGGCCTTCTGGGGTCGCGACGCGCTGCTCGCGGAGAAGGCCGCCGGCCCGGCGCGTACGCTGCGCGGCCTGGTGGCCGTGGAACGGGCCATCCCGCGCCCCGGCATGGCGGTGTACCACGGTGACACCCGGGTGGGCACGGTCACCAGCGGCACCTTCAGCCCGACCAGGAAGCAGGGCATCGCCCTGGCCCTCGTCGACACCGCTCCCGCCCTCCCCGACGACACCGAGCTGCACGTCGACGTCCGCAACCGCCGCACCCCCGTCCGCCTGACCCGCCCCCCCTTCATCCACCCCTCCACCACATAA
- a CDS encoding leucyl aminopeptidase, with translation MTSPSTTLSLVDTDPAELAVDAIVIGVHSTTEQDATNGLAGTLLLASGAESIAAAFDGTLTATLALLGATGGPGEVIKLATLGTVTAPVIAAVGLGPEPSGAAPAPEILRRAAGAAVRALAGAPRVAVALPLPDDADADAALRAVAEGALLGGYRFAGYKTRPQPTRREPVAEVLVAVPDAADAGARAEITRARTVTDAVRRTRDWVNIAPNELRPPAFADSVAEAARAAGLEVEVLDEVALREGGYGGIIAVGQGSEAPPRLVKLTWTPAGGGTGKRVALVGKGITFDTGGISIKPAQGMWEMKSDMAGAAAVAATMLAVAELKPAVTVTAYVPMAENMPSGTSYRPGDVITMFNGKKVEVLNTDAEGRMVLGDAMARACADGADYLFETSTLTGGQVVSLGKRISGVMGTADLCERVRTAGDAVGEPAWPMPLPDDVRKGMDSDVADISQVNAGMDRAGHMLQGGVFLREFVTDDVAWAHIDIAGPSYHSGEATGYWTKGGTGVPVRTLLHLIDDVAANG, from the coding sequence GTGACATCGCCCAGCACCACCCTGAGCCTGGTCGACACCGACCCCGCCGAGCTCGCCGTCGACGCGATCGTGATCGGCGTGCACAGTACGACCGAGCAGGACGCCACCAACGGCCTCGCCGGCACCCTGCTGCTCGCCAGCGGCGCCGAGAGCATCGCCGCCGCGTTCGACGGCACGTTGACGGCGACGCTGGCGCTGCTCGGCGCGACCGGCGGACCGGGCGAGGTGATCAAGTTGGCGACGCTGGGCACGGTGACCGCTCCGGTGATCGCGGCCGTGGGCCTCGGTCCGGAGCCCAGCGGTGCGGCGCCCGCCCCGGAGATCCTGCGCCGGGCGGCAGGGGCCGCGGTGCGGGCCCTGGCCGGCGCGCCCCGCGTGGCGGTGGCGCTGCCGCTGCCCGACGACGCCGACGCCGACGCGGCGCTGCGCGCGGTCGCCGAGGGGGCGCTGCTGGGCGGTTACCGCTTCGCCGGGTACAAGACCCGGCCGCAGCCGACCCGACGCGAGCCGGTGGCCGAGGTGCTGGTGGCCGTGCCGGACGCCGCGGACGCGGGAGCGCGGGCCGAGATCACCCGGGCGCGGACGGTGACCGACGCGGTCCGGCGCACCCGGGACTGGGTCAACATCGCCCCGAACGAGCTGCGCCCACCGGCCTTCGCCGACTCGGTCGCCGAGGCCGCCCGGGCGGCGGGCCTCGAAGTCGAGGTCCTCGACGAGGTCGCGCTGCGCGAGGGCGGGTACGGCGGGATCATCGCGGTCGGGCAGGGCTCGGAGGCGCCCCCGCGCCTGGTCAAGCTGACCTGGACGCCGGCCGGCGGCGGCACCGGCAAGCGGGTCGCCCTGGTCGGCAAGGGGATCACCTTCGACACCGGCGGCATCTCGATCAAGCCGGCGCAGGGCATGTGGGAGATGAAGTCCGACATGGCCGGTGCGGCGGCGGTGGCCGCCACCATGCTGGCCGTGGCCGAGCTGAAGCCGGCGGTGACGGTGACCGCGTACGTGCCGATGGCGGAGAACATGCCCTCGGGGACCTCGTACCGGCCGGGTGACGTGATCACCATGTTCAACGGCAAGAAGGTGGAGGTGCTCAACACCGACGCCGAGGGCCGGATGGTCCTCGGCGACGCGATGGCCCGTGCCTGCGCCGACGGCGCCGACTACCTCTTCGAGACCTCCACCCTCACCGGTGGGCAGGTGGTCTCGCTGGGCAAGCGGATCTCCGGCGTGATGGGCACCGCCGACCTGTGCGAGCGGGTCCGCACCGCCGGTGACGCGGTCGGCGAGCCGGCCTGGCCGATGCCGCTGCCGGACGACGTACGCAAGGGCATGGACTCCGACGTCGCCGACATCTCGCAGGTCAACGCGGGCATGGACCGGGCCGGCCACATGCTCCAGGGCGGGGTCTTCCTGCGCGAGTTCGTCACCGACGACGTCGCCTGGGCGCACATCGACATCGCCGGGCCGTCCTACCACTCGGGCGAGGCGACCGGTTACTGGACCAAGGGCGGCACCGGTGTGCCCGTCCGCACCCTGCTGCACCTGATCGACGACGTCGCCGCCAACGGCTGA
- a CDS encoding DUF2314 domain-containing protein, whose amino-acid sequence MLITDDFLPVPVPESLSATYLVPTVGLPSVTARTAVGSLAGRIAEPVYGLARQMLDSPLMSVDVRPIGEFPELPPDLLTAFGATEAQLDRLAAASHLVVVQAEYRPGWPPAHEWAARAVAAAVAEAVRGDVVDVFGLQFLDPAAALRSLPDDQGRVRLVDWVLVPYSSDAEGLWFTTKGLRRFGLLELQTQGVPDHLTRAWGAVMTGAARRLLRDWTDGLTGEEVPAFVQLPVLATVTGHDIAVAYGNPEQHGATAPVLLRLELDPATDPDADSFLSLRPPAGHPGPAGRYFATACATLFRGIQPDVRYARQGDAMSQAIATARAGLADIRARFRAGQLPPETQLVVKYGLPGDDGPEYVWAGVTSWDSPDRIVGASASDANTDPTVRIGSPVVVDADDIVDWAVLTTTGVTEGGWTQAVLDSGEPRPTDPRPNPTDPR is encoded by the coding sequence ATGCTCATCACCGACGACTTCCTGCCCGTTCCGGTCCCGGAGTCGCTCAGCGCGACCTACCTGGTGCCGACGGTGGGGCTGCCGTCGGTGACGGCGCGTACGGCGGTGGGCAGCCTGGCCGGGCGGATCGCCGAGCCGGTGTACGGGTTGGCCCGGCAGATGCTGGACAGCCCGCTGATGAGCGTCGACGTGCGGCCCATCGGCGAGTTCCCCGAGTTGCCGCCGGATCTGCTCACCGCGTTCGGCGCCACCGAGGCGCAACTGGACCGGCTGGCCGCGGCGAGCCACCTGGTGGTGGTGCAGGCGGAGTACCGGCCGGGCTGGCCCCCGGCGCACGAGTGGGCCGCCCGGGCGGTGGCCGCGGCGGTCGCCGAGGCGGTGCGCGGGGACGTGGTGGACGTCTTCGGCCTGCAGTTCCTGGACCCGGCCGCGGCGCTGCGCTCGCTCCCCGACGACCAGGGCCGGGTGCGGCTGGTCGACTGGGTGCTGGTGCCCTACTCGTCGGACGCCGAGGGGCTCTGGTTCACCACCAAGGGGTTGCGCCGCTTCGGTCTGCTGGAGTTGCAGACCCAGGGCGTGCCCGACCACCTCACCCGGGCGTGGGGAGCGGTGATGACCGGCGCCGCCCGGCGGTTGCTGCGGGACTGGACCGACGGGCTGACCGGCGAGGAGGTGCCGGCGTTCGTGCAGCTGCCGGTGCTGGCCACGGTGACCGGGCACGACATCGCGGTGGCGTACGGCAATCCGGAGCAGCACGGGGCGACCGCGCCGGTGCTGCTGCGGCTGGAGCTGGACCCGGCCACCGACCCGGACGCCGACTCGTTCCTCAGCCTGCGCCCGCCGGCCGGGCACCCCGGTCCGGCCGGGCGCTACTTCGCCACCGCCTGCGCCACCCTGTTCCGGGGCATCCAGCCCGACGTGCGCTACGCCCGTCAGGGTGACGCGATGAGCCAGGCGATCGCCACGGCCCGCGCCGGCCTGGCCGACATCCGGGCCCGGTTCCGCGCCGGGCAGCTGCCGCCCGAGACCCAGCTGGTGGTCAAGTACGGCCTGCCGGGCGACGACGGCCCCGAGTACGTCTGGGCCGGGGTCACCTCCTGGGACTCCCCCGACCGGATCGTCGGCGCCAGCGCCAGCGACGCCAACACCGACCCCACCGTACGTATCGGCTCCCCCGTCGTCGTCGACGCCGACGACATCGTCGACTGGGCCGTCCTCACCACCACCGGCGTCACCGAAGGCGGCTGGACCCAGGCCGTCCTCGACTCCGGCGAACCCCGCCCCACCGACCCCCGCCCCAACCCCACCGACCCTCGTTGA
- the lpdA gene encoding dihydrolipoyl dehydrogenase: protein MSEPNDATFDIVILGGGSGGYATALRAVQLGLTVALIEKGKLGGTCLHNGCIPTKALLHAAEIADQTRESEQFGVKAELVGIDMAAVNSYKDGVVSRLYKGLQGLVNGAKDITFVAGTGRLVAPNAVEVDGKRYTGRNVVLASGSYAKSLPGLEIDGERVITSDHALVLDRVPASAIVLGGGVIGVEFASVWKSFGVDVTIVEALPRLVAAEDEESSKALERAFRKRKINFKVGKPFEKVEKTDNGVKVTIAGGETVEAELLLVAVGRGPNTADLGYEEQGVKTDRGYVLTDERLRTSVPNVYAVGDIVPGLQLAHRGFQQGIFVAEEIAGQSPAVIDEAGIPRVTYSDPELASVGLTEAKAKEQYGADKVKTYNYNLGGNGKSQILKTAGFVKLVRVSDGPVVGVHMVGARVGELVGEAQLIYNWEAYPGEVAQLVHAHPTQNEALGEAHLALAGKPLHAHA, encoded by the coding sequence GTGAGCGAGCCGAACGACGCAACCTTCGACATCGTCATCCTCGGAGGTGGCAGCGGCGGTTACGCGACCGCTCTGCGCGCCGTCCAGCTGGGCCTGACGGTCGCGCTGATCGAGAAGGGCAAGCTCGGCGGCACCTGCCTGCACAACGGCTGCATCCCGACCAAGGCGCTGCTGCACGCCGCCGAGATCGCCGACCAGACCCGCGAGTCCGAGCAGTTCGGGGTCAAGGCCGAGCTGGTCGGCATCGACATGGCGGCGGTCAACTCGTACAAGGACGGCGTGGTCTCCCGGCTCTACAAGGGCCTACAGGGCCTGGTCAACGGCGCCAAGGACATCACCTTCGTGGCGGGCACCGGCCGGCTGGTCGCGCCGAACGCGGTCGAGGTGGACGGCAAGCGGTACACCGGTCGCAACGTCGTGCTGGCCTCCGGCTCGTACGCCAAGAGCCTGCCGGGCCTGGAGATCGACGGCGAGCGGGTGATCACCAGCGACCACGCCCTGGTCCTGGACCGCGTCCCCGCCTCGGCGATCGTGCTGGGCGGCGGCGTGATCGGCGTCGAGTTCGCCAGCGTGTGGAAGTCCTTCGGGGTGGACGTGACGATCGTCGAGGCGCTGCCCCGACTGGTCGCCGCCGAGGACGAGGAGTCGTCGAAGGCGCTGGAGCGGGCGTTCCGCAAGCGGAAGATCAACTTCAAGGTCGGCAAGCCCTTCGAGAAGGTCGAGAAGACCGACAACGGCGTCAAGGTGACCATCGCCGGCGGCGAGACCGTCGAGGCCGAGCTGCTGCTGGTCGCCGTGGGCCGCGGCCCGAACACCGCCGACCTCGGGTACGAGGAGCAGGGGGTGAAGACCGACCGCGGCTACGTGCTGACCGACGAGCGGCTGCGCACCAGCGTGCCGAACGTCTACGCGGTCGGCGACATCGTGCCCGGCCTCCAGCTCGCCCACCGCGGCTTCCAGCAGGGCATCTTCGTCGCCGAGGAGATCGCCGGCCAGAGCCCGGCGGTGATCGACGAGGCGGGCATCCCCCGGGTCACCTACTCCGACCCGGAACTCGCCTCGGTCGGCCTCACCGAGGCGAAGGCCAAGGAGCAGTACGGTGCCGACAAGGTCAAGACCTACAACTACAACCTCGGCGGCAACGGCAAGAGCCAGATCCTCAAGACGGCCGGCTTCGTGAAGCTCGTACGGGTTTCCGACGGCCCGGTGGTCGGCGTGCACATGGTCGGCGCCCGGGTCGGCGAGTTGGTCGGCGAGGCGCAGCTGATCTACAACTGGGAGGCGTACCCGGGCGAGGTGGCACAGCTCGTGCACGCCCACCCGACGCAGAACGAGGCCCTGGGCGAGGCGCACCTCGCCCTCGCCGGCAAGCCGCTGCACGCGCACGCCTGA